In the Candidatus Polarisedimenticolia bacterium genome, one interval contains:
- a CDS encoding LamG domain-containing protein, which produces MAQHALRFDGADDFVSVKDTGGFDFDSAFTVEAWVRPFSLEGNNDFKAIVRGVLSDSHLDGSGWVLFLEGDDPSKWGLSVCTPECSAATSAAGGLVVDEWQHLAATYDVTAIRIYRNGKFISSTPQFGDVTDIEFVHIGIWESSVEGLIDEVRIWNIARSEAAIQADMKVRLRGDEAGLMGYWPFDEGSGQVAADMSVWHNNGRLGSSPDSDANDPSWEASTGIPLLPRFLRCDPNDDGKTDVADGVWILNELFRGGAATACAAAADCNGDGGRDISDGLYAIFYQFTGGPSPPAPFPDCGSVDVPPGDCPSGSTICP; this is translated from the coding sequence ATGGCCCAGCATGCCCTGCGGTTCGATGGGGCGGACGACTTCGTCAGCGTGAAGGACACCGGGGGATTCGATTTCGATAGCGCCTTCACCGTCGAAGCGTGGGTCCGGCCTTTCTCGCTGGAAGGTAACAACGACTTCAAGGCTATCGTGCGAGGGGTTTTAAGCGACTCCCACCTTGATGGCTCAGGTTGGGTGCTCTTCCTCGAGGGGGACGACCCCTCGAAATGGGGCCTGAGCGTCTGCACGCCTGAATGTAGCGCGGCGACTTCGGCGGCGGGCGGGCTCGTGGTCGACGAATGGCAACACCTCGCTGCCACCTACGATGTCACGGCCATCAGGATCTACCGAAATGGCAAGTTCATTTCCTCAACGCCCCAGTTCGGGGATGTGACCGACATCGAATTCGTCCACATCGGCATTTGGGAAAGCTCCGTAGAAGGGCTGATCGACGAGGTGCGCATCTGGAATATCGCGCGGAGCGAAGCTGCTATTCAAGCAGACATGAAAGTGCGGTTACGGGGCGACGAAGCGGGATTGATGGGCTATTGGCCGTTCGACGAAGGAAGCGGTCAGGTGGCTGCGGATATGTCTGTCTGGCACAACAACGGGCGCCTGGGATCCTCGCCGGACAGTGATGCCAACGACCCATCGTGGGAGGCGTCCACCGGGATTCCGCTGCTTCCCAGGTTCCTGCGCTGCGATCCCAACGACGATGGTAAGACGGACGTCGCCGACGGCGTATGGATCCTCAACGAGCTCTTCCGCGGCGGCGCCGCCACCGCGTGCGCGGCCGCGGCTGACTGTAACGGTGACGGTGGAAGGGATATCAGCGATGGCCTCTACGCGATCTTCTACCAGTTTACGGGGGGGCCGTCGCCTCCCGCGCCATTTCCAGACTGCGGATCCGTCGATGTGCCCCCCGGCGATTGCCCGTCTGGGTCGACGATCTGTCCGTAG